A stretch of DNA from Macrotis lagotis isolate mMagLag1 chromosome X, bilby.v1.9.chrom.fasta, whole genome shotgun sequence:
TGCCAGACATGGGCTAATCTGTGACTGGGACTTGGGATAACTGTGCTTCTCAGCACAGACGTATCCCACTACTCAGTTAGCTTTCGTGGCCACTATAGAGTATTATCTACCAATTCCCATGAGGTATATCCAGGGGGAATGACTCTTCTATTCCTATTTAAACTGTACATTCTGTTTGACCCAGTAGCCAGTCTGGATCTTtgtgaaatttaagaaaaattttcagCACCCATCTTTGGAGCATTCAATATAGACTTCCTACGAGACTGACAGGAACCCCTCTGGGAATTCCacaggtaggggtggctaggtggcaccgggatagagcacaggccctggagttaggagtccctgtgttcaaatttggcctcagatacttaataattacctagttgtatggccttgggcaaaccacttaacccaatttgccttacaaaaaccttaaaaaaaaattccacaggTAGTTTTACAATCACACCTCTAGCTCTTTCCAATGCTTTGATTTAGCTAAATTATACAGCATTCCCCTGATCTAGACTGCCCTTCATCTAATGATTCCCAAGAGAACTGCCTTCTAACAATAGTGCAAAAAACCAAATGAACTTGGAGGCCATCTCGGCCACTGTACGAGCACCTCCCTATATATCAAAAGGCATCCTCCTCAGAACCAGATGATTTTCACTACCTGTGGCTGCTGTGGTCACTGCCTCCCTTTTGAAATAATCTAGAATTTTGTGTACAACTGTAGTGTGGCCCATGCCTTTGGAACTTCTTCCCTATAGGTTTTTAGGCTCCCttgtttcctcccctccccttggtgCCATGGAACAGAGGTCAGAGCCATCTCAGCATGTTATGCTTTCTAAATTCAACTTGCACTTCCATCTAGATAAGATTTAAACTGATTTTGGGTGGTCTAAGTCAATCAAGTCATGTTTATACCATCAAGGGCCCTTTTGGCCCTGGAACCCCAAGTCCCATTAGTGCCACAGGTAGAATCATTCAGAAAGCTCATTACTGGTGGAGCAGCTGGAGCTTACATCGACATGTCTGTCACTACTGTGTCTAGAAAATCTAGAGTCCTTCCTGAGAATGGATCTTTTGGTGGTTAGTCGCTTTCTAAAGGTATTGACAGGCAAGTTGTCATTTCTTACCTGCAAATTTAAACTCTTCATCCTGACAGCTGCCACCAAGATCATATAGTCATTGGCAGGATTGGGTCAAGGGTCTCTTTTCCCCTACATGGAGAGACTTAAGTCCAGAGAGGAGGCTGAGGAGGAACTCAAAAGCACCAAGGACTAAGTTAGAGGTTTCAGAGAGAAGCTTTCAGGGAGTAGACAAGAATCGGAAAGCATTTGTGGTTGCAGATTTTGTTTTGCCAAGAAACACTAAACATCGAGAAAGAAAACTTCAAGTTTGTAAACAGCTGAGAAGTAAactgaatttaaaggaaaaagttgTAAAACAAGATGCAGGAAATGTCTCTCCAAATTGGACAGAGCTTGGGACTAGACCACAGGGCAAACAAGATTTTGACAAACGAGATTCGGCAATgcgatttagtgacttgcccaaggagtgTCTGAGGGTCcaacttgaattcagatcctcctgactccagggccagtcatccactacaccacatagctgccccaacaaGTGAGACTTCAACACCCAAGAAATCTGAATCTCAAAACAAATGTTGGGCAGTACTTCACATTAAGATGCCAAAAACCTCAATTCCATCATAAACAGGTCATGGCTGTGAGGACTTTATAACATTAGATACCTTAGAACACAAGCTACTTTTTCtgttcccccttttaaaaaaagttacggCTATTTTATTTGTAGTTTCATGAACATACCAACACTACCTTTTGCTGCTTAACAGATTTCTAAAAAccctgggaaggaagagagaaccACTGTAgcttaggggaaaaaagatctcTTCGTTAATTATTACTTTAGGTAGAGCAGTTGCAGAGATCTTTCTGGGACTGTAGTTTAAAAGTTATCAACACTTTAAGAATCCTAGGAAAAACCTAGACCCCACTTCAAGgtattggttttggttttgttttttttgagagGGTTTAAAGCCTTACTTtcattgatttgggagtttgaatctggactCAAGAGtgctctgtaggagaaagtgaggctggtgacttggcacagcccctCCCTCTCACTCTGCTTGTTTGTCATGGCAGCACTCCCTCccccatgtcatggtcttcctcaagaatgaaggacaggagcagttaagtggcacagtttaacccctgaattcaggaggacccgagttcaaatccagcttcagacaattaGCTGGGTAActttagccaagtcacttaaccctgatgccttgcaaaaacctcacaCAGCAAGTTTTTAAagttcaataaaatatataaaatgttcatttACCATTGGATTTAGCTACctagaaatgcatattaaaagaTGACAAGTTATggcattttcactttttttgaaaGCCTATCTTAGTGTAGGGCAGGATCACACTGATTCCTGAATTTGTTTCTGTAGAAGAGATTGGTAACAGCAATGCTTTGAGTCTCAAGCATAACTTCTAAATTATGTCATCTTTGTCATTTACCTCAGGTACCCGGATGACATATGTAGATAGGTTAGATGTTACAAACTCACAAAGATCAAAATAACACACCTGCAAAAACTTgtttaaaatttgtaaatttattcctaaacttgaAATGAGTTAGCAGGAAAGCACTGAgagcaaaacaaaaacatcttCACTATACAAAGAATGTAAAATGATGTtacaggctttttaaaaaaaaaaagaaaaataaaaatgtccttAGCACACAAACTTCTGTAATGACTTCTTGATGCAGCCATTGGTAAGAAATGCTTAATCAACATAAATTGACATATTTATTCTAAGGCGCTGGCAGTTTTCTACGGAGACTCTCCGATTATATTGAATTTAAACACTAGAAGAGCAACAATGTGGAAACTTCAGTTAGCGTTTTCAACTCACTTGACTAAAAGGGTAAATAATCTGCCTGACCACTGTGTGCTCTACTGCCccctttaaaaattatgttgAGGCAATgaagggggaggaggggcagtATTCTTAAGAGAGCAACAGGCAAGCTCCTTTTAACGGTTTGAGAACAAAACTTGTCAATGGGAAGGGTCCTGGGAACCTTCTACCACCCCTAAACTTCCTCCCAGATTGCCAAAGGAAATGTCAGAGAGAAAGTGTTTCCACATCAAACTTCTTTCCactattcaaaatgaaaaaaaaaatccagtctcTGAACAATAatggtttcaaattctgtctgCTTATTGAAATGCTTCTGAAATAAAATTCTGGGGTTGAGACTTTCTATGATTTAAAGACATGCACAGCTCGAACCACATACTGCCGGCAAATAGGACACTCGCTCATACGCTTGCCACATTTGGTGCAAGTGACCATGTGGCCACACTCCAGAAGAACACAATCAATGACTGCGTCCATGCAGATCCGGCAGAGGTTGTCGTCTTCATCATCATTGAGCTGCATCTTATCTCCATCTGAAAAGCAATAAGAAGTGCAGCAGAACCATAGGGAAATGCAGAGACTACTTCAAAGCACCCTAACCCAGCCCAGACAAATGAATGCCTTCAGACCCTCCCTCTGCCCCTGCCTTCTGGTCATCCTCCTAAGCCTGGATGATCAGGAAGAGCCTGCTCAAGGATGGGGAACCAAGATCAAATCAATCATTcatgttttctcctttttacaTAAGCATATGCCTACTTCATAATTCAGCCAAAGACTGTAGTCCTTCAACAGCATGCTGTAACCATTGGAACTATCCAACATTTCATTATAGGTCACTTTAGTTATCAGGCCTATATTCTGGATCTGGAGAAACTTTCAGTGTGAATAAAGACTTTTGGAATTCTAGATGCGATGCTGCCAACAGAGCCAAAAGTGAGGGTCTTTTTCCCCCAACCCGTATCATAGGCATGTATGATTGAAAAGccataattagaagaaaaaaataaacttagtcACTGCCAGTCTGGTGAGGTAACCCCCTCCAAAAAAGGGGTCTATTATTTCAGGAACTTATATGGTGTCCAAATGCTTCTTGTACATCCCCAGAAATAAACTGAATAGCCTGTGAAATAAAAATGTCCAAGATTCATGAACAGTTAAGTAAACCTTTGACCAAAAGTGATAAAAACAAATCTGTCATCAACCTGGCATGTTTCTTTTTTGACCACACATCATGTACCTATACCCTGATAAAAGACTGGCGTAGTGAAAAGGCACGTTAGATTTATTCAATGGCTCATACCCTAAATTTTCAGTCACAAAATATTTACTCACTACaacctttaaaagaaatttaagatttacaaatgaGGCAATGCAAAAGATACTGActgatctttttgtttttgaaaggcagtggggttaagtgacttacttgacttgcccaaagtcacacagctaggtaataagtgtctgaggccggatttgaactcaggtcctcctgacacagggccagtgctctatccactgtgccacctagctgcccccatgactGATCTTCAAAAAAAGTATCACTTTTAAACAGTGACTAGCACTATCATGTGGGCTTCTGTTAATGGAATTTTACTTGGAATAAAGTTTGCTTTTGTATATATGCTGAGCAAATTTTAGATGAAGTGTTAGCAGTTCATGGaagtagggaagaaaaaagaaaacaaacctacATGACTtttgattttcctcattttctttatatagtCTGTTCACTCTTTCTACCAGCTCCCACTTTTCACAACAGCCAGAATAGTTGACAAAATTCCGAGCAAGGATTTCCTTCAATTGTCTGACACTCATCCCTTCAACATCTTCAAGACTTGACAGATCAGATAATGAAGCTCTCATCCGCTTTCTGGAGAGTCCAGGGATCTACAAACACAGATGGCATCATTAAGTTGCACTCTAGGGGACATCTAGTTTGGCACAGACTGCTCCAGCATTGAGGTAGTTAACATGCTGCTTGCTTCAATGTCAAATCTCAATCCCCCCAGCTTTCTTCCCCACCCACCAAGTCTAGCCTGCCAAAGGTCATCTTAAGCTGTAAACCTACCTCTTCggcattttcttcatcatcttctgtGTTTGTTGAGGGTGTTTCACCTTGTCCCTGTGCACATAATGAATTTTATCAGGACCAAAAGGACACTTTACTAACAAAACTCAAGCCACCATAATCGTTATCTAAAAACCACCTTTCCCACCCAATAATTAAATTGTTTACCAAAGTCTCCCCGGGTTTGGAAGTTCCTCTGTTCTAGACACACATAGCTCAACTACACACTTCCTAGAATGATTTCATGCACTGGTGCTCCTGTTAGCATATTCCCATTTCaccttaaaaaaatcttgtttctGTGACAATCCAGTTTCTGTGCAAGTATAACAAGCCAAGATTTGGCTAGGCTAGAGTATCTCTAAGGAGGGTCCAACAATGTTATGCCAATATTACAGGAACATGATCACAAAGACAAGAAATGGTCAATTTAACTATAATGCTGATGCTTAAAGGAATGGATACTTGAGGAAATGTAAGTAATAATTAAGtgtggaggttggatttgaactcagttactcctgactccaggactgatactctatccactgtgccacctagttgcccccccccaagaaaattcTTAACCTCTCCCATTAAAGTTGAACATTGAACATGAAGCTAATTTACTTTTATCAGgccaattttctattttccaaTATCCATCTACTATGATCCCATTCATTAGCAGAAATAATACTTAATTAGGGATAGGCAAAAATTAATCATAAAAAGCCAACccctcttccctcttctgtcCTGACATCCTTACATTCTTACCTTTCATATGTAGCCATTTGTCCAAATTTTGTCCTTTTTCCCTTTGCTCAAGGTGCTTTTGCTATTATAGGTCTAGTCCTATTATTTACTACCACCACCCGGTCTTCCACACATTCAAAATAACTCATTTCCACcccatccctttctccttttcttctgttgACATGCTGAAGACTCGGGGCTTCCAGTTAACCAAGCTCATAAGGAGGGTATCATCTTTgactcctttcctccctctcaaaGCCAGCTGCCAAGTCCTGGAGATTCTAGTAAAGTACCTCTAACATCCATCCTTTCTCAACTCCCAGGGCAATTCATCTTTTTCACAGGTCTTTCTCCCatttcaactataaaaatgactTCCTCCCAGACTGGAGTGTCCAGGGGttattaatctttaaaaatatatatgtttaaatataattgTTAACTGTTATAATCACGttgttttatacttttaaataaaacaattattctgaaaaagaagTCCATAGATTTCACTAGGCTGCCAAAAGaatccaaaaccaaaaaaattagctCCTGCTCTGTCTGATCaatgcatcccttccaacaattcactttaaaaaaatggattctAGCATTCAATGTTCATCACACACACTGGTCCCCAACCTCCCAACCTGTCTTTTCAGTGTTATCTCAATTTTATTCCTTTGCATTCTCAACATTATCTTTGCATCTTGCTCTTATATCACTGTGTTTTTGCTTATGTCAGCCCCATGACAGACTTTATCCCCATTTGCCAGGATCCTTTGATGACCTTCACACCCACACAGTGGTTGATCATGTTCATTCCTTTCTAGTGTCACAGATGTTCCTCAGCTAAGATTTCTCATGGCACTGAACTCTCTTTTGAATCTGTTATCTTTAAGTATGGAGAACAGGACAAGAAGTTTTCTtcaaactacctttgcatatttGTTTAAGATGAAATGTAAATAACAGTATTAGGATAGTATTAAGATTATTTTGAGGCAATTTCTTTTGGCTCTAGTTCATTTAAAATGAGGGGTGTAGCACGAAATACTTTCTGTTCTGAACTTCAGAAGCACAAATTTAATGATAAATTAGTCATTCTGCTAAATCTTCTGAGGATCTCTACTGAGCAACACTTTGCTTTTAAGTTAGAGCTATTACTATATTACCTCTACCCCAGTTAATGTGAGTAAGTGAGGTGACACTGCATCAAAACATTGTTACCTGTCCCACTGAATGTGTATGAGATTTCTATAATACTTGGTACACCTACATGTATTTAATTCCAAAAACATTCCTTTTGTACCATGTGCTGCCATAAATTCAATTCCCCCAGGAAATAAGAGAATGTTATTCCCGTTGAAAATAGATTAACTCCATCTTAATCAAATACCTTTATTACCATGCTATTAAAAACTTCAAATTTGCTAAGATACCCAGACTAAAAATCATGGAATTATACTGCTTTATCTacttaaaaaaactttcaattaCTTTATTTACTACTTAATCTTAAAGTAGGTCCTTTCTACTCAAATAACCATCAATTAAATAATCATGGGCGAACTTTCTATCTAGAAGGCTCACAGCAAACAAATATCCAGGTACTTAAAAGTTAAGCTACCTGTGAAAGTGCTGCAGGGCCCGAGAATCCTCTTTGACTTGTGAGGTCTCCCTGCGATGAAGACACTGTTGAAGAAGGGACTGGATATGTCGAAAAAAATGGATGTGTAAAAAAGCTGGAAGTCTGTGACCTCGAAGAATTCAGGCTGTGTGTGTCCATGTCTTCCTCAGAGCCCAATCCATGATGGCACAGTACAAGATCAACCAAGTCTGCTTTCTCTCGGCAAGTGTCTATCGGTATATTTCGAAGAATGAGATACTGCCTCAGATCTTTGACTTTAAGTCGCATTAACTGAGGGCGCTGAAAGGCAGTTTCTTGTAACAAATGACAAGTACAACATCTTCTGAAATTTTCTTGTATGACTGAACAGACAGAACAAAAATCCTTCTTGCAGTCACAACATACATGCTAAAGAAATGGACAGAAAAAAACCCACTTTAATTATGGCCACTAGGAAGTCAGTCAACTACCTTAGTCCTGGGTTTGTTTTTCTTGCATTATCAGTTCTTAATATAATACTACATGGCATTGTTATAAAGCACTATATGCCTCTGATCCACTTCCATAGGTCTTTAAATTATATAGGAGTTAGGAACACTTGAAAACAAAACTGTTGAAATGATTTGGGTTCACAGAAGTTCAATAAAGATACTTTCAGAAAACCATACAAGCTTGTGTTAATGAATTAAAACCTTTCCACCCCCAAACACAAACATATAATTAGCAGAGAGCACAGCTGACACCACCCAGTGGAGGAGCAgtaagaaactttttttcctgGGTCTTTTCATAAACCATTCTTTCCCAGTTAAAGACAAGTACACTACAACGAGAGTGAATAAAGGAGAAAGGCAATTGATCCTTCAAGGTTAATCCTAAGAAACAGAGAACACTGCTAATACAATAATCTGAACCTTTTCATAGCCTTAATCACCCTCAAAGCTATTTCTACACCCCAGCTTAGAGAgtcattaaaagaaaagcaatcatTTATTTATGTTCGTTGCACTGTTTCCAAAagctaataaagaaaaaaattgagatgtGAATACGAAGAGAATTCAAGACAACATGGAACTTTGAGGACCAACAAAGAACATTTAAGGTACTCTGCAGTATGAAAAATGTTCTGAAATTAGAACAGCAGCAACTTCCTTATTCTAtacttatgatttttaaaaactgagacCAGAATACTATTATAGTAACAACAAATATAGGGAAATGTGCAAACTTTTTGCCTAAGGGTACTTGGTAGAGGTCACTCAACAGAGGAGCCTGGATGCCTGGAATGAAGTGACTACAAAGCTCTATGAAAacaattctttcttccttaaacAAAAGCTGCAGTGTAACTGCTTAAACCACATGATTCCTGGGTATGGAGACAAGCTGTGAAAGTCAGCAGGCAGGTTTCAGGACTGGTTCAAGTTACTAGTTGCCTCAAGTTACTAGTTGCctcaatttacttattcaataaaCTGTAACTGCCAAAGGGTCCTTCTTCAAACATGCCTAAAGAATCtttaaagaaaccataaataCAAAATCGACATATAGAATCATGGAATATTAGAGCTAAAAGGGCTTTTTGTTAATAAATAAGAATCCATAATTTGCTTTCAGAACTGAACACTGGCATCTGGGAAGCAGAAAGTGAAAAACTTTAGCAAAGCAGTTATGTACATCCAGACACAGACATAAGTACTCCTCCCCTCCCTGACATAAACCAAATTGTAAAACATGCTTTATCTTGGTGGTAAGCCAGCAGATCAAGGCATCAAGTTGCTCTTAAGACAACAAAATTATGGTAGTAAATATaagtccctccccccccccccgttctgAGAACTTTactaaaaaggtaaaaatcacctaaaggaaatttaaaaaaactcaccTTTTTcctaaaaactgaaaatgaaagtcCACAGGCTTTGCAAACTATATTAGCTCCTCCTGTAGCTGCTGGTGGGTATGTGGAGAAATCTGTGTTTGGTGCAAATCTGAATGGGCCAGTACCTCCCCCAAATCCAGATTGTTGACCTCTTACGGCTCCAGTCCCCATGACTTCATTCAGCAACCCACAGCATGAAGCCCACATAGATGTGGCACCCGCCTGAAAGAAACCACCAGacaattagcaaatttatttcaaagaatAGTAAACAAATCTATCTGGACACCTCTCCTCTGGAAATGAATTATAAGTAATTAGTTCAGGGTCCAATAACCCTTTAAAGTACAAAGAATTCTCATTTTATGAATAGAAATCTTCCtacaatatattacatatttCCTTTATCTTAAAGTTTTCTTAAAGTTCTAAGGTTATCATTATGAACGATATTTTATTTGCTCAAATATAGTAAAATGAATAGAAGCTACTATGACAGAGAACCACTTTCCTTGTTAGTGGGGGCCAATTCAGCTGTTGTATGCTTGCATGTAGCGGTGCTCCCCCATCTCATTCCAATTCTTTCCCTGTCTTAGCAATTTGTTGTCTGTTTAGGCTCCTGAGAACTGTGTAAAGAGTGAGCTTTGACCAAGATTCTGAAGATCTTACATGTTAGTATGTATAGCTCTGTGACACTTATGTTGACTATTCAGGTACATCTGCAATCAAATCATTAACGTAGTATTAATCAAATCATTAACAACGTAGTATTTGtgaaaatttgattcagaaaGTCTATCCAAAGTCAACCCTCTATTTTTAATCCTAGCTGATATACTTGGAAGTCGCAGGTCAACAGCACTGGGAAGAGGCACAAAATAATGACAAACCAACAATAAGCCTTACCCAAGGTTCTGAGACCTCCAAGTTCTAGGGCAGCTGCTGACCTGCATATCACAGAA
This window harbors:
- the RNF34 gene encoding E3 ubiquitin-protein ligase RNF34 isoform X3; the protein is MWASCCGLLNEVMGTGAVRGQQSGFGGGTGPFRFAPNTDFSTYPPAATGGANIVCKACGLSFSVFRKKHVCCDCKKDFCSVCSVIQENFRRCCTCHLLQETAFQRPQLMRLKVKDLRQYLILRNIPIDTCREKADLVDLVLCHHGLGSEEDMDTHSLNSSRSQTSSFFTHPFFSTYPVPSSTVSSSQGDLTSQRGFSGPAALSQGQGETPSTNTEDDEENAEEIPGLSRKRMRASLSDLSSLEDVEGMSVRQLKEILARNFVNYSGCCEKWELVERVNRLYKENEENQKSYGDKMQLNDDEDDNLCRICMDAVIDCVLLECGHMVTCTKCGKRMSECPICRQYVVRAVHVFKS
- the RNF34 gene encoding E3 ubiquitin-protein ligase RNF34 isoform X2; the encoded protein is MKAGATSMWASCCGLLNEVMGTGAVRGQQSGFGGGTGPFRFAPNTDFSTYPPAATGGANIVCKACGLSFSVFRKKHVCCDCKKDFCSVCSVIQENFRRCCTCHLLQETAFQRPQLMRLKVKDLRQYLILRNIPIDTCREKADLVDLVLCHHGLGSEEDMDTHSLNSSRSQTSSFFTHPFFSTYPVPSSTVSSSQGDLTSQRGFSGPAALSQGQGETPSTNTEDDEENAEEIPGLSRKRMRASLSDLSSLEDVEGMSVRQLKEILARNFVNYSGCCEKWELVERVNRLYKENEENQKSYGDKMQLNDDEDDNLCRICMDAVIDCVLLECGHMVTCTKCGKRMSECPICRQYVVRAVHVFKS
- the RNF34 gene encoding E3 ubiquitin-protein ligase RNF34 isoform X1; translation: MPDQRAGATSMWASCCGLLNEVMGTGAVRGQQSGFGGGTGPFRFAPNTDFSTYPPAATGGANIVCKACGLSFSVFRKKHVCCDCKKDFCSVCSVIQENFRRCCTCHLLQETAFQRPQLMRLKVKDLRQYLILRNIPIDTCREKADLVDLVLCHHGLGSEEDMDTHSLNSSRSQTSSFFTHPFFSTYPVPSSTVSSSQGDLTSQRGFSGPAALSQGQGETPSTNTEDDEENAEEIPGLSRKRMRASLSDLSSLEDVEGMSVRQLKEILARNFVNYSGCCEKWELVERVNRLYKENEENQKSYGDKMQLNDDEDDNLCRICMDAVIDCVLLECGHMVTCTKCGKRMSECPICRQYVVRAVHVFKS